The Streptomyces puniciscabiei genomic interval CCTGCCGCTGATCGGTGGCGGCGACACCTACAGCGCGGCCTTCTCGGAGGCGGGCGGGCTCAAGCCGGGCGACGAGGTGCGGATCGCCGGGGTCAAGGTCGGCAAGGTCGACGGCGTCGACCTGGACGGCGACCACGTCAAGGTCACCTTCAAGGTGAAGGGCCGCCCGGGATTCGGCACCGACACGGGCGCGGCGATCCGGGTCAAGACGATCCTCGGCGCCAAGTACCTGGCGCTGTACCCGAAGGGGCCGGGCCAGCTGAAGCCGGGCAGCGAGATCCCGCTCGGGCGGACGGTGTCGGCGTACGACGTCGTCCAGGCGTTCAGCGACCTGACCACGACCAGCGAGAAGGTCGACACGGACCGGCTCGCCAAGGCGCTGGACACGATCTCCGTCACCTTCCAGGACTCGCCGGCGGAGGTACGGGCATCGATCAAGGGGCTGTCGCGGATCTCCCGGACCGTCGCCTCCCGGGACAAGGCACTGCGCGGGCTCCTCGACCATGCGAACGGGGTCACCAAGGTGCTGGCCGACCACACGAAGGACTTCTCCGCGCTGGTGAAGGACGGCGACGCGCTGTTCAAGGAGATCGCCGACCGCCGCGCGGCGATCCACAAGCTGCTCAAGGCCTCGGCGCTGCTGGGCATCGAGCTGTCCGGTCTGGTCGACGACAACAGCAAGGAGATCGGGCCGGCCCTGAAGAACCTGAACACCTTCGTGACCATGCTGGAACGCAACCAGGCGAGCCTCGACCGCAGTGTGCGGCTCCTCGCGCCGTACGTCCGGCTCTTCACCAACACCCTCGGCAACGGCCGCTGGTTCGACTCCTACGTCCAGAACCTGGTCGCGGCTCCGGTCACGCCGCGGACGGGAGGCACCCGATGACCCGCAGACTCCTGGCCCTGTTCACCGCGCTCGCCGTCGTCGTGGCGCTCGCCGTGGCCCTGTGGCCGCACTCCGACCC includes:
- a CDS encoding MCE family protein; protein product: MPAIRLRRPRLKPFRERNPVVVGAVGLTVLALLTVAAFNADSLPLIGGGDTYSAAFSEAGGLKPGDEVRIAGVKVGKVDGVDLDGDHVKVTFKVKGRPGFGTDTGAAIRVKTILGAKYLALYPKGPGQLKPGSEIPLGRTVSAYDVVQAFSDLTTTSEKVDTDRLAKALDTISVTFQDSPAEVRASIKGLSRISRTVASRDKALRGLLDHANGVTKVLADHTKDFSALVKDGDALFKEIADRRAAIHKLLKASALLGIELSGLVDDNSKEIGPALKNLNTFVTMLERNQASLDRSVRLLAPYVRLFTNTLGNGRWFDSYVQNLVAAPVTPRTGGTR